From Providencia sp. R33, a single genomic window includes:
- a CDS encoding FliC/FljB family flagellin, which yields MAQVINTNILSLTTQNNLNRSQGVLGTAIERLSSGSRINSAKDDAAGQAIANRFTANVKGLSQAARNANDGISIAQTAEGAVNEINDNLQRIRELTVQAKNGSNSESDTKSIQEEVDQRLAEINRISEQTQFNGVKVLSQDTKMAVQVGANDGEKIDIELKKIDRETLGLEKFDLNFTGYGKAVTSVSVKVGGTDETQELDTAAIDAKVAAGTIKSYEVLESIDADGKVDPTKLVVKTTDDKGVVAYNEATVTPGATGKKAEIDVGTTKVDPVAGDKANAKPLEALDKALSTVDGLRSSLGAIQNRLQSTINNLNNSVNNLSAARSRIEDADFATEVSNMSRGQILQQAGTAVLAQANQVPQGVLSLLR from the coding sequence ATGGCACAAGTTATTAACACGAATATTCTGTCTCTGACTACTCAGAACAACTTAAACCGTTCACAAGGCGTATTAGGTACGGCGATTGAGCGTTTATCTTCCGGTTCACGTATCAACAGCGCAAAAGACGATGCAGCAGGCCAAGCGATCGCTAACCGTTTTACGGCTAACGTAAAAGGTTTATCTCAAGCTGCGCGTAACGCCAACGACGGTATCTCTATCGCACAAACGGCGGAAGGTGCGGTTAACGAAATCAACGATAACTTACAACGTATTCGTGAGTTAACGGTTCAAGCGAAAAATGGTTCTAACTCTGAATCAGATACAAAGTCAATTCAAGAAGAAGTGGATCAACGTTTAGCTGAAATTAATCGTATTTCAGAACAAACACAATTTAATGGGGTTAAAGTTCTTAGCCAAGATACTAAAATGGCAGTACAAGTAGGAGCTAATGACGGTGAAAAAATTGACATCGAATTAAAGAAAATTGACCGTGAAACTTTAGGTTTAGAAAAATTTGACCTGAACTTTACTGGCTATGGTAAGGCTGTTACTAGTGTTAGTGTTAAAGTAGGAGGCACTGATGAAACTCAAGAATTAGATACTGCGGCTATAGATGCGAAAGTAGCAGCTGGTACTATTAAATCCTATGAAGTTTTAGAGTCTATTGACGCAGATGGAAAGGTTGATCCAACTAAGTTAGTTGTAAAAACAACAGATGACAAAGGTGTCGTTGCCTATAATGAGGCTACAGTTACCCCTGGTGCTACTGGCAAAAAAGCAGAAATTGATGTAGGGACTACAAAAGTTGACCCTGTTGCAGGTGATAAAGCGAATGCGAAACCACTTGAAGCTTTAGATAAAGCATTATCAACAGTTGATGGCCTGCGCTCTTCTTTAGGTGCGATTCAAAACCGTCTTCAATCAACCATCAACAACCTGAACAACTCTGTTAACAACCTGAGTGCTGCACGTAGCCGTATCGAAGATGCTGACTTCGCAACAGAAGTTTCTAACATGAGCCGTGGCCAGATTCTGCAACAAGCAGGTACTGCTGTGTTGGCGCAAGCTAACCAGGTTCCACAAGGTGTTTTAAGCTTACTTCGTTAA